AACTTTGCACTCGACGATGACTTTCGCGAGGAACTACTTCGGGCTGAAATTGATAATGTAGCCAAGCTCGGGATAGTCGAATTGATGGACCTAGAAGCGCTCGTGGACCTTCCCAAACGATCAGCACTTATCGGCCCGATTCTTGGCAATACCGACGCGAACATATCCAACCTTAATGGGAGTATTGCGCAATCCCTGATAACGTATTCGACGCCCATAGCGACACAAATTTCGCTCTTTAACAAATATCACTCTCTTATGACGGATGACGAAGTGCGTCATGTCTTGGACAATCTACCGAAACCATTTTCCGAAATAAAAACTGGGTACAATACGCCGAAACTGAAAAACACTCCCGAGAACCAGGATCTGGTCAGATGGCTTGATGCAAGAAATATTATCTCGTCATGGAGTGAGAGTCGTTTCTTCACTGACGATATAAAAGTGAATCTCTATAGGCGCTGATAAGCGGCTTCCAAAATTCCGCACCGTCTCGGCATCAACGGTACCCCGCCAGGAGAGCCACACACCGAACGACCGCTTCGGGCCAACTCCTGCAATGCTGGTAATTGAAGCGGCTTGGCGCACAGAGCAACAGGAAAAAAACTAGGAAAAACTAGGAAAAACTAGAAAAACTAGGGACACTCCCCTGTTTTTCTTTCAAGATTTAAAGAAAACTGGGGAGAGTCCCTTATCTCACCCTGGAAAACGCAGCAAATTTAGCTTTGTACGGTACAATGGCATAATGCTGCGATAGGAAATGTTTGGTCAAGAAGCCGGCCCGCCCGATCTGCACAATCCCTGCACCCAGCATCCTTCCTGCTCCGATACATATTGCGGGGGACAGAATACCTGCTGAATAAAGGGTTGAGACGATCATGAAAAAGATGTAAACGTCAAGGGTGCCCTTTTACCTTCCCCTACCAGCAAAGGACAGCCTCATGATCATTTTTGTACTCAACTGCGGTAGCTCGTCTATCAAATATCAGATCATTGACATGCCCGGTGGACAAGTCCGCATTCAAGGTGGTGTCACCCGTATCGGCTACGATGACGCTAAATTCACGTTTAAGGCAGACAGCGAAACCAAGAAAACCCTCCCGGTAGCAAATCACGAACAGGGCATCGACCTGATTTTAAAAACCATCGAGGCACAGAAAGGGCAGACCGGCATCGGCCTGAGTGACATCGACGCTGCCGGGCATCGTGTTGTGCACGGTGGCAGCGAAATGAGCGATTCGCGCATTATCACGGAAGAGATCGTCGCGTACATCGAAAGCATCTGTCACATGGCGCCGCTGCATAACCCGAACCACCTTAAAGGCATTCGCGCGGTACAGAAGCTGCTGCCCGATCTACCGCAGGTTGCGGCTTTCGATAACGGCTACCATACCAGCATACCGGCCCACGTCTATACCTACGCCCTCAATTACGATATCGCCCAAAAGCTTGGCATCCGCAAGTACGGATTCCACGGCATCGCCTTCCGCAACATGATCGAAGCGGCTGAGAAGCTGCTCGGCGAGTCACTCGGCGACAAAAAAATTGTCAACATGATGCTGGGCAGCGGCACGACCGCCAACGCCACGCTCAATGGTAAATCGTTCGAGGTCAGCACCGGTTTCACGCCGCAGGAAGGACTGATCCAGTCCACGCGGGCAGGCGACATGGATACAACCTCCGTACTGTACATGATGAATCAGCTTGGCATCGGCACGGCCGAAGCGGATGAGATTTTGAACAAGCAAAGCGGTTGGAGCGGCCTGAGTGGCATCGGGGTCGATATGTACGACATCAAACAGGCTGCCAAAGCGGGTGACCAACGCGCCCAACTCACCATTGACGCGGTCGCTCATCGTTTCCGCAAATACATCGGCGCCTACGCCGCGGCCATGGGCGGTATCGACGTGCTCATCTTTGCCGGAGGCGTCGGCGAAAACGACAGCGACATGCGCGAAAAGGTTTGCGAATCTCTGGGATTTCTCGGTGTCGCACTCGACGCGGACGCGAATCATAACGGCACAGGCGAGCGCGTCATCAGCACAGGGCGCGTCCAGGTGCTCGTCGTGAACGCAAGCGAAGAAAAGATGATCGCCGAGGATACGTACGCCTTGCTGAAATAGGCACGTGCGGAAGGAGAACAGGGACACTCCCCTGATTTTTTCCTTAATGTTTATAACGACGAGCCGTAACATCGTCCTGAAAACACCCAGTAGCGAGATTCCTCTGAAAAACCAGAGGAACATTGATGAGTATAAGGAAACACGGAATATGAAAAGAAAAACGCTCCTGTCCTGGAGC
This DNA window, taken from Syntrophotalea carbinolica DSM 2380, encodes the following:
- a CDS encoding acetate/propionate family kinase, yielding MIIFVLNCGSSSIKYQIIDMPGGQVRIQGGVTRIGYDDAKFTFKADSETKKTLPVANHEQGIDLILKTIEAQKGQTGIGLSDIDAAGHRVVHGGSEMSDSRIITEEIVAYIESICHMAPLHNPNHLKGIRAVQKLLPDLPQVAAFDNGYHTSIPAHVYTYALNYDIAQKLGIRKYGFHGIAFRNMIEAAEKLLGESLGDKKIVNMMLGSGTTANATLNGKSFEVSTGFTPQEGLIQSTRAGDMDTTSVLYMMNQLGIGTAEADEILNKQSGWSGLSGIGVDMYDIKQAAKAGDQRAQLTIDAVAHRFRKYIGAYAAAMGGIDVLIFAGGVGENDSDMREKVCESLGFLGVALDADANHNGTGERVISTGRVQVLVVNASEEKMIAEDTYALLK